In the Agromyces flavus genome, CACGACCGCGACGATCCAGCGCCACGGCTCGGGCAGCTCCTTCGCAAGGCTGACCCCGAGCGCGGCGAACGCGGCGAGGACCGACCACGCGAGCCGGGAGCCGCTCCACGGCACCGACGGGTCGCCCCGCACCTGGTCGTGGACGCGCAGCAGCGGCACGAGCATCATCGCGCCGGCCGGCAGCACGAGCGCGATGACGCCGAGGAACACCCACCGCCAGTCGAGCTGCTCGGCGACGAATCCGGCGACGGCCGGGCCGACGATCGACGGGATGACCCATGCCGCCGCGAAGCCCGCGAACACCCGAGAGCGCACCGACTCGGGGTACACCCGCGCGACGATCACGTAGAGCGGCACGATGACGGCCGCGCCGCCGATGCCGTGCACCAGCCGGCCGAGCACCAGCACCGGCATGCTCGGCGCGAGCCCCGCGATCACCAGGCCGATCACGAACAGCACGCCCGCCGCGATGAGCGGCGGCAGCGGCCCGGAACGGTCGCTCCAGTTGCCGGCGACGACCATGCCCACGACGCCCGCGGCGAGCGGGACCGAGAATGCGAGCGCGTAGAGGTGCTCGCCGTCGAGGTCGGCGACGACGAGCGGCATCACCGTGGTGACCGCGAGCACCTCGAACGCCGCGAGGAAGATGAGCGCGAACATGCCGAGCGACAGCCAGCGCCAGGGCCGTGCGAGCGGACCCCCGACCGGAACCTCGGTGGCCGCGGATGGTGCGGGGGTGGTGCGCTCGCTCACCCGATCGAGCCTACGACGGGGCGGCGACATCCGCCGCGCCGAACCGGTCGCCGACCCGCGACAACCGGACAGCGCTACAGCTCTTCGTGCACCTCGGGATCGGCACCCCACAGGCGGCCGCGCTCGAGGCCCGAGATCGCCTCGACCTCGGCCGGCTCGAGCCCGACGTCGAAGACGTCGAGGTTCTCGCGGCGACGTGCGGCATCGGCCGACTTGGGGATCGGCACGGAGCCGAGCTCGAGATGCCACGCGAGCACCGCCTGGGCCGGCGTCACGCCGTGCCGCGCCGCGATCTCGGCGATCACGGGTTCGGCGAACAGCTCGCTGCCCTTGGCGAGCGGCGTCCAGCTCTCGGTGCGGATCGCGTGCTCGGAGTGATACGCCCGCAGCTCGACCTGCGGATGGTACGGGTGCAGCTCGACCTGGTTCACGACCGGCATGAGGCCCGTCTCGGCGTTCAGCCGATCGAGCATCGCGGGCGTGAAGTTCGAGACGCCGATCGAGCGCACGACGCCGCGCTCCTTGAGCTTGATCATCGAGCGCCAGCTGTCGACGTAGCGGTCGCGCTTCGGGTTCGGCCAGTGGATGAGGTACAGGTCGACCCAGTCGAGGTCGAGGCGCTTGCGCGACTGCTCGAAGCTCGCGAGCGTCTCCTCGAGGCCGTGGTGGCGGCCGGGCAGCTTGGTGGTGACGAAGAGGTCGCTGCGGTCGACGTCGACGCGGCGGATGGCCTCGGCCACCACCTCCTCGTTGCCGTAGTTGTAGGCCGTATCGATGAGGCGATAGCCGTCCTGGATGGCGGAGACGATGGCCTCGACGCCCGACTGGTCGTTCAGCCCGTACGTGCCCAAGCCGATCGCAGGGATCGTGTTGCCGTCGGCGAGCGCGTACGCATGGGCGGTCATGGCATCCATCCTCACCCGGAACGGCCCCCGCGTGCCAGCCGCGACGCGCGGTCACCGGACATTCCCGGTTCCCACGCCGCCGCCGTCGGGCGCGAGACGATGGCCGTGAGCGATCCGCCGCCCGCGCAACTATCCGACGGGCAACTCGGCGAACGCCCGCACCGGGAAGGTGCCGAACCCCTCGACCTTCGGTGGCACGGCGGTGAACCGAGCCCCACGGACCGGAACGCGGTCGAGCCCCGTCAGGTGCTCGACGACGTGGATGCCCGCGGCGAGCAGCAGCGAATGGGCCGGCCGGGTGCCGCCGGACTCGGTGTCGTCGATGTTCAGCGCGTCGATGCCGACGATGGCGACGCCGGCGTCGACGAGGTGCTGCGCGCCTTCGTCGGTGAGGAACGGCGAGCCGTGCGCGTACGCGGGCGTGCCGAAATGCCGGCTCCAGCCGGTGTGCAGGAGCACCGCGGTGCCGGCCAGGTCGCGGTCGAGGAACGCCGCTGCGGGAATCCCGCGGGTGGCGGCATCCGTGAATCGGAACACCTCGGCCGGCACCCCCACCAGCGTCGAGAGATCGAGGCTCGCGAGATCGCCGCCGTCGGCGTAGCGGTGGTACGGGCTGTCGAGGTACGTGCCCGTGTTGCCGGCCATCGTGATGAGGTCGATCGCGAACTCGGTGCCCGGCGCGTAGTGCTCGCGCGACGCCTCGCGCGTGAGGTGCGGTGTGATGGTGGGCGCCGGGATGCCGGGGTACGTCACGAGTCCGGCTCGCACCGTGTGGCTCAGGTCGACGAGCTCGCCTCTGGTGGAGATCGGGCCGGATGCCGCGGCCGCACCGACCGCGGAATCGGACACGCCGCGCGACCCCTTGTGCGGCTCTTCGACGATCTCGAGGTTCGCGAGCTCGACGCGACCCACCATGGCGAGTCCGAGATGCCGCACCAGCAGCTCCCCGATCTGCGCCTCGGTGAGGTCGGCCGACGGGATGTCCAAGCGGAACGCCTCGGCCCGCAGTCCTCCGCCGTTGACGAACTCGATCTCGGCGTCGAAGCGGGCACGGTACTCGGTCAACTGGGCTCCTGACGAGGTGCGGTGAGCAGTGCGGCTCGAGTGCGGCGCCCGCCGGCGTCGTGGTGGTCGCCGGCGCGTGCGATCGCGCGGCCTCGACGAAGTCGGCGCACCACCGTGACGACCACCGCGGCCGCGGCGAGCACGAGCGGCACCACGAGGTTCTGCCAGGCCAGCACGAGGAGTCCCGCCGAGAGCACGGTCGCCACGACGGCGAGCCACCAGCCGACCGACCAGCGCCGGAGCAGCAGCGTGGCCGCGACCATTCCGGCCGCGTAGATCGCGACCATGTTGCTCGTGTGGATGAGGATGAAGCCGGTGAGGTCGAGGTCGTTGAGCAGCATGAGGCCGAAGTAGACGACGATCAGCGTGCCCGTCAGCGCGAGGGCGCGGCGCGGGACCTCACCGTCGGCGGCGCCTTTCGCGAAGAAGCGCGGCAGGTCGCCGTCTCGCCCGAGCGCGGCGCCGAGCTTGCCGAACGCGGGCAGGTACGCGTTGACCACGCCGACCGTGACGATGGCGGCGACGATCGCGACGAGCACCGAACCGATGCCGGGGGCCGTGGTCTCGACCAGGTCGAGCAGCGGCACCTGGCTCGCTCCCGCCCGCTCGCCCAGCGCGGCGACGGTCACGAACTGCAGCGCGAGGTAGCCGGCGCCCACGATGACGATCGCGATGGCCGTGGCGATCGGGATCGTGCGCTTCGGGTCGCGGAACTCGCCCGCGATGTGCGTGCCGACCTCCCACCCGGCGAAGGCCCAGACGAACAGGCTGATGGCGACGCCGACGCCCGCCCACCCGTTGGGCAGGAACGGCGTGAAGTTCGCGGGCTCGGCCGCGGGGAACGTGACGGCGACGACGCCGACGACCACCGAGAGCAGCAGCCCGGTGAGCACGAACTGCACCCAGCCCGCGACCCGCACCCCGAACCAGTTCGCGACGAACGGCGGCAGGAACACCGCGAAGCCGATGACGGGCACCGCCGCACGGTCGACGCCGAGCACCGCGACGACGTACTCGCCGCCGAGGATCGCGACGACCGGCGCGCCGACGCAGACGCCGAAGAAGAACCAGTACCCGGTCATGCGGGCGGCGGTGGGCCCGAGCGCGCGGCGCACGTAGCTGGCGACGCCGCCGGCGTCGGGGAAGCGCGAGGCGAGCGCGGCGAACGTCCCGGCGAGCGGGATGGAGAGGACGAGCACCGCGGCCACGGCGAGGATCGATGCCGGACCGGCCGCCTGGGCGGCGAGGCCGGGCAGCACGAGGATGCCGGTGCCGAGCACGCTCGCGATGTACAGCGCGGTGCCCTGCACGAGGCCCAGGCTGCCCCGGTGCCCGGTGCCGGTGGCGGTGGCGGTGGCGACGGGTGGCGCGGCATCCAGCGTTCTCGAACTCACCCGCTCATTCTGGGCCCTGCCACCGACGCGTCACGATGGCAGGGTAGACATCATTCGTTAAGATCCTGCCAGACCCGCCGCGGGCGACGGCGTCGAGCGCCGCACCTCCGCGATCGCCGACTCGCGGTCGAGGAAGTTCGCGAGCTCGCCGATCGAGCTCATCAGCGGCGCCGGCACCACGACCAGCGTGTTCTTGTCGACGCCCACCTCGACGAGAGTCTGCAGGGTGCGCAACTGCAGTGCGAGCGGATGCGACATCATCGTGTCGGACGCGACGCCGAGCTGTGTCGCTGCGAGCGCCTCGCCCTCGGCGGCGATGATCTTCGCGCGCTTCTCGCGCTCGGCCTCGGCCTGCTTGGCCATCGCTCGCTTCATCGAGTCGGGCAGCAGGATGTCCTTCAGTTCGACGAGGGTCACTTCGACGCCCCACTCCGTGGTCGTCACGTCGAGGATCTGGCGGATGTTGGCGTTGAGCATCGCGGTGTCGGACAGCGCCTCGTCGAGGTGGTGCTGGCCGATCACCTTGCGCAGCGTCGTCTGCGCGATCTGGTCGATCGCGGACTTCACGTTCTCGATCGCGATCACCGACTTCACCGCGTCGACGACCCGGTAGTAGGCGACCGCCGAGACGCCGACGCTCACGTTGTCCTTCGTGATGATGCCCTGCGACTGGATGGGCAGCGTCACGATGCGCAGCGACACCTTCGTCATGACGTCCACGATGGGGATGATGAAGCGGATGCCCGGCTCGCGCACGCCGTGCAGCCGCCCGAAGCGCAGGACCACGCCCCGCTCGTACTGCTTCACGATCTTGATCGACATGAACAGCAGCACGATCGCGACGATGCCGAGCACGATCAGGGTGATCCAGAGCCAGACCATGGCGCTCATCTCCTCGGCGCCGGTGACGTGCCGCGCGCCGTCGACCCCATTCTCCCACCGGCGGATGGCGCGCCGGCCGCGCGGCTGGCTAGAGCCGGCCGAGCGCCTGGTCGATGTCGGCGAGCAGGTCCGCGACATCCTCGATGCCGACCGACAGTCGCACGATCGACTCGGGCACCTCGGCCTCGGTCCCCTTGACCGACGCGTGGGTCATCTCGGACGGGTAGTTCACGAGCGACTCGACCCCGCCGAGGGACTCGGCCAGCGTGAACAGCTCGGTCGACTCCGCGAAGCGTCGCGCCGCCTCGCCGCCGCCGGCGAGGTCGATCGACACCATGCCGCCGAAGCCCGACATCTGCCGCGCCGCGAGCTCGTGGCCCGGGTGCGACTCGAGGCCCGGATAGAGCACGCGGGCGATGCCGGTGTGCTCGGAGAGCCGCTGCGCGATCGCCAACGCGTTCTCGCTGTGCCGCTGCATCCGGATGCCGAGCGTCTTGATGCCGCGCGTGGTGAGGAACGCGTCGAACGGGGACGACACCGCGCCCGCCGCGAACTGCGTGAAACCGACCCGCTCGGCCAGATCCTCCCGCCCGTCGGCGAAGACGAGCGCACCGCCCACGACGTCGGAGTGACCGCCGAGGTACTTCGTCGTCGAGTGCACGACGACGTGGCCGCCGAGGGCGATCGGCTGCTGCAGGGCGGGCGAGGCGAACGTGTTGTCGACCACGACGAGCACGCCGGCCTCGTCGCCGAGCTCGGCGAGCGCCGCGACATCCGAGATCTTCATCAGCGGGTTGGAGGGCGTCTCGACCCACAGCACCTTCGTGGTGCCCAGCTCGATCGCGTCGCGCACGGCGTCGAGGTCGCTCGTGTCGACCGTGCTGTGCCGCACGCCCCAGTCGCCGAAGATGCGGCGGATCAGGCGGTGCGTGCCGCCGTACACGTCGTTCCCGATGACGACGTGGTCGCCGGGCTGCAGCACCGTGCGCAGCAGCGCGTCCTCGGCCGCGAGACCCGAGGCGAACGACAGTCCCCGGATGCCGCCCTCGAGCGCCGCGAGCTGCGTCTCGAGCGCGGTGCGCGTCGGGTTGCCGCCGCGCGAGTACTCGTACCCGTTGCGTAACCCGCCGATGCCGTCCTGCGCATAGGTCGAGGTCACGTGGATGGGCGGGATGACATCGCCCGTGGTCGGGTCGGGGTCTTGTCCGGCGTGGACCGCGCGCGTGTCGAATCGAGCGTCGTGCTGCATGTCGGTGGTTCCAATCGCGATGTGGTTTCAGGAGAACGGAGGCTGATCAGGATCCGATCGGCGACATCGTCCTGAATTGCCTCCGTTCTCCTGAATCGAGTGGCTCGAGTGGGTCATCAGGAGGAGAGGTAGGCGAGCAGGTCGGCGCGCGTGATGACGCCGAGCGCCTTGCCGCCGTCGGTGACGAGCATCGCCGGCGCCTCGCCGAAGGCCTGGCGCGCCGCCACGACGGGCTCGTTCACGCCGATGAGGGGCAACGGCTCGCCGACCACGGTCGAGACCTCGTCGGTCAGCTTCGCGCGGCCCGAGAAGACCTGCTCGAGCAGTTCCTCTTCATGCAGTGCGCCGACGACCTCGCCGAGCACCACGGGCGGCTCGGCCGAGATGACGACCAGCTGCGACACGCCGCTCTCGGTCATCCGGTCGATCGCCTCGCGCACGGTGTCGTTCGGGTGCACGTAGACGAGCGGTGCCGTGCGATCGGCCTTGGCCGACAGGATGTCGCGGATCGTGTGGCCGGCCGGCGCATTGCCGAAGCCGTATGCCCGCAGCCACTTGTCGTTGAAGATCTTGCCGAGGTACCCGCGGCCCGAGTCGGGCAGCAGCACGACGAACACGTCGTCGGCCGTGACCTCGGGGCGGGATGCCGCGTCGAGCGCCGCGACGACCGCCATGCCGCTCGAGCCGCCCACGAGGATGCCCTCCTCGCGCGCGAGGCGGCGCGTCATCTCGATCGACTTCGCGTCGGACACGGCGATGATCTCGTGCGGCACGCTCGGGTCGTACGCGCTCGGCCAGAAGTCCTCGCCGACGCCCTCGACGAAGTAGGGCCGCCCGGTGCCGCCCGAGTACACCGATCCCTCGGGGTCGGCGCCGATGATTCGCACGCGGTCGTCGGAGACCTCGCGCAGGTACCGGCCGGTGCCCGTGATGGTGCCGCCCGTGCCGACGCCCGCGACGAAGTGCGTGATCGTGCCGTCGGTGTCGCGCCAGATCTCGGGGCCGGTGGTCTCGTAGTGCGACCGCGGCCCGTTCGGGTTCGAGTACTGGTCGGGCTTGAAGGCACCGGGGATCTCGCGCGCGAGCCGGTCGGACACGCCGTAGTACGACTCGGGGCTGTCGGGCGCGACGGCGGTCGGCGTCACGACGACCTCGGCGCCGTACGCCGTGAGCACGTTCCGCTTGTCTTCGCTCACCTTGTCGGGGCACACGAAGATGCACTTGTAGCCGCGCTGCTGCGCGACGAGCGCGAGGCCCACGCCCGTGTTGCCCGACGTGGGCTCGACGATCGTGCCGCCCGGCTTGAGCTTGCCCTCGCGCTCCGCCGCGTCGATGATGCGCGCGGCGATGCGGTCCTTCGCGGAGCCGCCGGGGTTGAAGTACTCGAGCTTGACCAGCACCGTGGCATCCGTCACCCCCTGCGTCACCCGGTTGAGCTTCACGAGCGGGGTGTCGCCGACGAGTTCGGTGATGTTCTGTGCGTACTTCATGCCGGTGTGTTCATCCTCTGGTGGAGTGCGTCTGAGCAGCGCCCGGAACGGCGCGCGACGCAGGGGTAGGGGTCGCCTGCCTAGCGACGACAACACCGAGGCGAGAAGCTCACGCGGCCAGCCTAGGGCATGACGGATGCCGCATGGCAGGCTGGTCGAGGTGGATGGCGCGGCGCTGCGTGGTCGGCGTTCTCCCAGCCCATGCATTCGTATACTCAGACGACTCCCCCGCACGAGGAAGGCCCACGCGTGAGCGCGACCCCGACCGGTAAGAAGCCCACCGTCAAGCAGCAGCGTGCCATCGAGCGCGAACGCAAGCTCGAGGAGTTCAAGAAGCGCGAGGCGCGCATGAAGCGCAACCGCCGCATCGCGATCTGGAGCTCGGTCGCGGTCGGCGTGGCGATCATCGCGCTCATCGTCACGTCGGTGGTGCTGACGCCGCGCCCCGCGACCTACAGCGCCGGCGGCTCCGGCGCCGAGGTCGAGGGCGTCGAAACCTTCGAGAACGCGGCCGGGCACGTCGAGGGTGCGGTCGACTACGCGCAGACCCCGCCCGCCGGTGGCGAGCACAACCCCGCGTGGCTGAACTGCGGCATCTACGAGGAGCCGGTGCCGAACGAGAACGCCGTGCACTCGATGGAGCACGGCGCCGTGTGGGTCACCTACGACGCCGATGCGCTGTCAGGCGACGAGGTCGCGAACCTCCGCTCGAAGCTGCCGTCGACCTACGTCATCCTCTCGCCGTACGACGGCCTGCCCTCGCCCATCGTGCTGAGCGGCTGGAACGCGCAGCTCCAGGTCGACGACGCCGACGACCCGCGCATCGGCGAGTTCCTCGAGGAGTACTGGCTGAGCCAGAGCGTGCCCGAGCCCGGCGCGTCGTGCGCCGGCGCGATCGACGGCGCCGGCAAGGTGTCGTGACCGACTCCTCCCCGTCGCCGGCCGAGGCCGCCGAGGCCCCGCGTCGCGGGGTCGGTCGCTGGACCGTCGTGCTCGCGGCGGCCGTCGCGCTCGTCGTGGTGGCCGCGATCGCCTTCTCGGTCGGGCGCCTCTCGACGCTCGGCGAACCCACGCCCTCGACCACGAGCGCCGAGGCCGGGTTCGCGCGCGACATGCAGGTGCACCACCAGCAGGGCGTCGAGCTCGCGATGATCATCCGCGACGCGACCGACGACGACGCGACGCGCCTGCTCGCCTACGACATCGCCACCACCCAGGCGCAGCAGTCGGGCCAGATGTACGCGTGGCTCGCCGAGTGGGGGCTCCCCCAGTTCGGCGCCGAGCCGGCGATGACGTGGATGACGCAGCCCGCCGACGACGGCGAGGCGCACGGCGGCCACGGCTCGGGCGCCGGCGATGGCACGTCGGCGCACGAACCCGGTGACCCCATGCCGGGCCTCGCGACTCCGGAGCAGATCGAGGAGCTGAAGTCGCTCGAGGGCGTCGAGGCCGAACGCATGTTCCTCGAGCTCATGATCGCCCACCACGCGGGCGCGGTCGAGATGGCCGACGCGGTGCTCGCGCGTTCGGACTACCCCGTGGTCGTCTCGCTCGCCGAGGCGATCGTGGCCAGCCAGCAGTCCGAGATCGCGCTCATGGAGGACATGCTCGCCGAGCGCTCGTAGCGGGCTGGGCGCTACGCCTGCGGCGCCGCGACCTCGGGCCGCTCCGCCTGCTGGCGGTAGAGCGACGCGTAGACGCCGCCGGCATCGATGAGCTCGGCGTGCGTCCCGCGCTCGGCGATCCGGCCGGCGACGATCACGAAGATGACGTCGGCGGCGACCACGGTCGAGAGCCGGTGCGCGATCGCGATCGTCGTGCGCCCGCGCGACGCGTCGTCGAGCGCCGCCTGCACGACCCGCTCGCTGATCGTGTCGAGTGCGCTCGTCGCCTCGTCGAGCACGAGGACCGCGGGGTCTTTCAGCAGTACGCGCGCGATGGCGATGCGCTGCTTCTCGCCGCCCGAGAGCCGGTAGCCGCGTTCGCCGACGACCGTCTCGTAGCCCTCGGGGAACGACGCGATGGTCTCGTGGATGTTCGCCGCACGCGCCGCCGCCTCGAGCTCGGCGTCCGTGGCATCCGGCCTCGCGTACCGCAGGTTCTCGGCGATCGTCGCGTGGAAGAGGTACGTCTCCTGGCTCACGATCCCGATGTGCGACATGAGCGACTCCTGCGACAGGTCGCGCACGTCGACGCCCGCGAAGCGGACGGCACCGCTCGACGCCTCGTACAGGCGCGGCACGAGGTACGACACGGTCGTCTTGCCTGCACCGCTGGGTCCGACGAACGCCGCGTACTGCCCCGGCTCGATCGTGAACGACACGTCGTCGAGCGTGGGCCGCTGGTCGTCGTCGGCGTCGGGGTACCGGAACGACACGTGGTCGAACTCGACGCGTCCGAGGCGAGGCTCGTCCGCGGCATCCGTGCCCATGGGCACCTCGCTCGCGCCGGGGCGATCGGTGATCGCCGGCGTCAGGTCGAGGTACTCGAAGATGCGGGCGAAGAGCGCGCTCGAGGTCTGCAGGTCGAGCGCGACGCGCATGAGTCCCATGAGGGGGAACAGCAGGCGCGCCTGCACGGTCGTGAACGCGACGATCGTGCCCGCGGTGATCCCCGAGACTCCGCCCGTGATGAGCCATCCGGAAACCAGGTAGACGATCGCCGGGATGGAGGACATGAAGATCGAGACCATCGCGAAGAACCACTGGCCCGACATCTGCTGGCGCACCTGCAGCTGGATCTGGTTGCGGTTCTCGTCGGCGTAGCGGTCGATCTCGCTCCGCTGCCGCGTGAAGCTCTTGGAGAGGAGGATGCCGCTGACCGACAGCGTCTCCTGCGTGATCGCCGTCATCTCGGACAGCGACTCCTGCGTCTTCGCCGCGATGCGCGCGCGCACCTGGCCGACGCGGCGCTGCGCGATCACCATGAACGGCATGAGCACGAGCGCGATGAGCGTCAGCTGCCAGTTGAGCAGCAGCATGGCGACGAACGCCGAGATCACCGTGACCGTGTTGCCGAGCACGCTCGAGACGGTGTTGGTGAGCACGGATGCCACGCCGCCGACGTCGTTCTGCAGGCGCGACTGGATGATGCCCGTCTTGGTGCGCGTGAAGAAGCTGAGCTCCATCGACTGGAGATGGCTGAACAGGCGCACGCGCATCGCGCCCATGACCTTGTTGCCGATCGTTGCGGTGAGGAACGTCTGCCAGACCCCGAGCAGGGCCGAGAACACGTAGACGCCGATCATGGCGCCCACGATCCACACGAGCGCGTCCAGGTTCGGTGCGCCGACGTCGCCCGACGCGTCGGTCGGGAAGAGGGCGTCGTCGAACGCGCGCTGCGTGAGCAGCGGCGGGATGACGCTGAGCGCCGCCCCGGTGAGGACCAGGACGACGACCACCGCGAGCGGCCCGCGATGCGGACGGAAGAGCTCGGCGATCCGTCGCAGGAGGTGCGGGATCTTCGGCGCCTCGGCATTCTCGGCGCGCTGGGCCGCTTCGTCGGCGCTCGAGATCCGGCGTCTGACCCCGCCGCCTCGACCGGCGCCGGTCGCGCCCACCCGGGCGCCGGGGGGCATCCCGCCACCGTGCATGCTCATGGATTCACCCTAAGCGCGGCCTCCGGCACGGCTCCCTGCGCGGGGACCCCGAACGAGGGATGTTCGCCCACGGCGTCTCGGGAGTACGGTGAGCGCGTCTCACGTCCGTCGCGAGGGAGCCCGCCCATGCCCCGCACCGCCCGCTCTGCCCGTCCCGCCCGCACTGCCCGCACCGGCGCTCGGTGGTGGCGGATGCTGTCCACCGGCGTCGTCGCATCCGGCCTGGCGATCGCCTCGCTCGTGATCGCAGCTCCGGCATCGGCCGAGGAGACGCCGGCGTCGAGTCTGGAGATCACGGCGACGACGGACTGCGTCACGTACGGCGGATCGGGATCGATCGAGGTCACGCTGACCGGCCTCGATCCGGAGGTCGACTACGTGGTCGAAGTGCTGACCGACGGTGGCGAACTCGCCCTGTCCGATGAGGTACTGGGGTCCACCGAGGCCTCACTGACCTACACGCTTGCGCCGGGAGGCTACCGACTCGGACTCCTCCTGGACGGGGTCGAACTCGACTCGGAGTCCGCCACGATCGGAGCGTGCCCCGACCTCGGCGTCACGGCGGCACCGGTGAGCTGCAGCCTGGGACGCGACGGCGTCACGATGGCCAGGTTCACCGGGCTCATTCCGGGCGAGTCGTACTCATTCGAGGTCGTCGGCCCGGACTTCCTGGTCGGCGGTCCGTTCGACGCGGACACCGAGACCGTGGATCGCGAGCTGGTCGGGATGCCGCCGGGCAACTACTACGTGTACGTGCAGTGGAGACCGTCCGAGGGTGAAACGGCACCCGTGCCCATGTACGACTGGATCGCCTTCGCGGTCGAACCCTGCCAGCCCTCCCTCGAGGTCGCGGCGACCCAGTGCACGACCGCCGGAGGCGACGGGACGCTGCATGTCCTGCTCGGTGACCTCCTGCCCGGCATCGAGTACCTCGTCGACATCATCGACGCCGACAGCGGAGCGCTCGTCGACACGGGACCCGTCGTCGCGGATGACGCGGGTGAAGCGGGCTTCGACGTCGACCTGCCGCCCGGAGCGACGTACACCGTGCTGGTGAGCGGCACGTGGACCGCCGATCCGTACGAGGAGCCGCCCTTCATCGGCGGCGGGAACTTCGTCCCGCTCGAGACCGTGGAGCTCGTCGCGACCGCGGACGTGACCCTCGCGCCGTGTCCGGTGGCTCCGGTGACGCCGCAGCATCCGTCGACGCCGGCCGCACTGCCCGCAACGGGCGCCGGCGACACGACGGGGCTCGCCGCCGCCGGTCTCCTGCTGCTGGCCATGGGCAGCGCCCTCCTGCTCTCGCGCCGCGGCGCCCGCCGTCCGAACTGATCGCGGCGGCATCCGGAGCCCTGCGACGACCCCCGGCGACACCCGGTCGACCCCTGCTCACCCGCGGATCACCCACGCGTAGACTGCAGCCAACGCTCGTCGGCCACGAAACGGGGGTGGCGATGGTCGAGGCGACGGATGCCGCGGGGGCGGTGACCTGGCAGGAGATCGTGCGCCTCGGCCCGGCCGAGTTGCGTGACCGCGTCGTCGGGCACGGCGCGGAGGACACCTGGACGCAGGACCCCGCAGCGCTGCTCGCCATCGCCGCCGCACATCGCGAACCCGGCTCGGCCAACCCGTACGCGGTCGAGCCCTACCTCGACGCCGCCGACCGCGCGCTCGACGGCGTCGAGGGCGTCGACGCCCTCCGCGTGCTCGCTCCGGTGATCCGGTCGACGTCGCTCCGGGCGCTCGGGCGTTTCACCGCTGCGCGCGAACAGCTCACCCTCGCGGATCGCCGGCTCGCCGACGGAGCCCTGCCGCTCTCGTGCCGCGTCGAGCTCGAATCGCTCGTCTCGCTCGAGACCGGCCTGTGCCAGCTGCTCACGGGACGACTCGATGAGGCGCATCGAGCCTTGCGCCGGGCCCTGAACGTGGCGGAGGACCGCACTCCGCCGGCGGTTCGGGCGGAAGCCCTCGCCGCCGTCGCACTCATCGAGCTGCGCAGCGGCGGG is a window encoding:
- a CDS encoding DUF305 domain-containing protein, giving the protein MTDSSPSPAEAAEAPRRGVGRWTVVLAAAVALVVVAAIAFSVGRLSTLGEPTPSTTSAEAGFARDMQVHHQQGVELAMIIRDATDDDATRLLAYDIATTQAQQSGQMYAWLAEWGLPQFGAEPAMTWMTQPADDGEAHGGHGSGAGDGTSAHEPGDPMPGLATPEQIEELKSLEGVEAERMFLELMIAHHAGAVEMADAVLARSDYPVVVSLAEAIVASQQSEIALMEDMLAERS
- a CDS encoding DUF3105 domain-containing protein — translated: MSATPTGKKPTVKQQRAIERERKLEEFKKREARMKRNRRIAIWSSVAVGVAIIALIVTSVVLTPRPATYSAGGSGAEVEGVETFENAAGHVEGAVDYAQTPPAGGEHNPAWLNCGIYEEPVPNENAVHSMEHGAVWVTYDADALSGDEVANLRSKLPSTYVILSPYDGLPSPIVLSGWNAQLQVDDADDPRIGEFLEEYWLSQSVPEPGASCAGAIDGAGKVS
- a CDS encoding ABC transporter ATP-binding protein, whose product is MSMHGGGMPPGARVGATGAGRGGGVRRRISSADEAAQRAENAEAPKIPHLLRRIAELFRPHRGPLAVVVVLVLTGAALSVIPPLLTQRAFDDALFPTDASGDVGAPNLDALVWIVGAMIGVYVFSALLGVWQTFLTATIGNKVMGAMRVRLFSHLQSMELSFFTRTKTGIIQSRLQNDVGGVASVLTNTVSSVLGNTVTVISAFVAMLLLNWQLTLIALVLMPFMVIAQRRVGQVRARIAAKTQESLSEMTAITQETLSVSGILLSKSFTRQRSEIDRYADENRNQIQLQVRQQMSGQWFFAMVSIFMSSIPAIVYLVSGWLITGGVSGITAGTIVAFTTVQARLLFPLMGLMRVALDLQTSSALFARIFEYLDLTPAITDRPGASEVPMGTDAADEPRLGRVEFDHVSFRYPDADDDQRPTLDDVSFTIEPGQYAAFVGPSGAGKTTVSYLVPRLYEASSGAVRFAGVDVRDLSQESLMSHIGIVSQETYLFHATIAENLRYARPDATDAELEAAARAANIHETIASFPEGYETVVGERGYRLSGGEKQRIAIARVLLKDPAVLVLDEATSALDTISERVVQAALDDASRGRTTIAIAHRLSTVVAADVIFVIVAGRIAERGTHAELIDAGGVYASLYRQQAERPEVAAPQA
- a CDS encoding LPXTG cell wall anchor domain-containing protein, which translates into the protein MPRTARSARPARTARTGARWWRMLSTGVVASGLAIASLVIAAPASAEETPASSLEITATTDCVTYGGSGSIEVTLTGLDPEVDYVVEVLTDGGELALSDEVLGSTEASLTYTLAPGGYRLGLLLDGVELDSESATIGACPDLGVTAAPVSCSLGRDGVTMARFTGLIPGESYSFEVVGPDFLVGGPFDADTETVDRELVGMPPGNYYVYVQWRPSEGETAPVPMYDWIAFAVEPCQPSLEVAATQCTTAGGDGTLHVLLGDLLPGIEYLVDIIDADSGALVDTGPVVADDAGEAGFDVDLPPGATYTVLVSGTWTADPYEEPPFIGGGNFVPLETVELVATADVTLAPCPVAPVTPQHPSTPAALPATGAGDTTGLAAAGLLLLAMGSALLLSRRGARRPN
- a CDS encoding cystathionine beta-synthase → MKYAQNITELVGDTPLVKLNRVTQGVTDATVLVKLEYFNPGGSAKDRIAARIIDAAEREGKLKPGGTIVEPTSGNTGVGLALVAQQRGYKCIFVCPDKVSEDKRNVLTAYGAEVVVTPTAVAPDSPESYYGVSDRLAREIPGAFKPDQYSNPNGPRSHYETTGPEIWRDTDGTITHFVAGVGTGGTITGTGRYLREVSDDRVRIIGADPEGSVYSGGTGRPYFVEGVGEDFWPSAYDPSVPHEIIAVSDAKSIEMTRRLAREEGILVGGSSGMAVVAALDAASRPEVTADDVFVVLLPDSGRGYLGKIFNDKWLRAYGFGNAPAGHTIRDILSAKADRTAPLVYVHPNDTVREAIDRMTESGVSQLVVISAEPPVVLGEVVGALHEEELLEQVFSGRAKLTDEVSTVVGEPLPLIGVNEPVVAARQAFGEAPAMLVTDGGKALGVITRADLLAYLSS